ACCGAAACGGGCGAGCGTGACATGCGGCAGATAGGCTCGTTCCTCCGCCCCGAGTCCGGCACGGATGCAGGCGCGATCGATCTTGTTATGCAGATGGGCGAGGGGATCGCGTGGCTGGACGCCAGCCCATAGACTGTCGATCACACCGCGCCGGTCGAAATAGCCGGCACCTGCCAGGGCCACCTCGAACGGGGCGAAGCGCACTGCGTCCAGCGCATCGGCGATGTCATTGGCCTGATGGCGATCGACCTCACCGATGAAACGCAATGTCAGGTGTAACTGGGCGTCGTCCTGCCAGCGCGCGCCGGGAATGCCGCCGTTCAGCGACAGGAGCTGGGCGCGGATCGATGCGGGCGGACGAATGGCGACGAACAGGCGAGGCATGGCATCGATATAGGACGGATGGCGCGGGACGGGTAGGGTGGAGGGAAGGCGACATTGGGCCGGCCGCCCATGCCCGGATCATTGCCCGCGCCGATCGGTCGCGCGGTTGGCGGGATTGGACGGCCTGCGCGCGGGAGGAGCAGGACGAACACGGGCATTGCCTGCATGCGCTACGCCGGCAATGCGTGCCCGTCGGTTGCTTCACCCCGTTCGTTCGACGTCCGGGAGCCTGTAGCCCCCGTCGAGGATCGCGGCTGTGGGGACATAGGCTCGCACGATGAGGGCAAATTGATCGTGCGGGGCGGGCAGCCAGTTCGCCTTGCCCGCTTCGTCCTCGGGCGCCTCGCTCGACAGGATCAGGGTGAGCGATCCGTCCTCGTCAAATTGCAGTTCATTTGCGTCCAGGTTGACCGTGCCGATATTGTGGCGCCCATTGGGGCTGGTCGGCATCATATAATAGTCCTTGTCGTACATGGTGAGCGACCAGAAGCCGCCGCATGCCCGGTCGACGGGGGGCAATGCGCCCTTCTCGAAGCGCATGGTGTAGCGATAGCGCCCCTGAAGCAGGGCGCCTGTCGCATCCGTGCCACGAATGAAATATGCCGCTTCCTCAAAATCGTTGACATAGATGTACACGACCGCGGCCTGTGCCCGGCCCAGCCAGTCGGTGCCCCAGCGCCCCCCATTGGTCTGCCGTTGCCAGCCATGGCCGGCATCGCTGCCGACCTGTTCATATCGGGCGCTTTCAAACAGTTCCGTATCTGCGGCAAGCGCGGCCCGATCGAGAAGGGCGCGCCAGGCCGGGGTGGTCCTGCGCAGGCTAATCAACGCGCGCGCCTGATCCGCCATCGGTGTGTCGTCCAGGCTGACCATGGGATTGGCATCCAGCGCTTTTTCAAGATCGTCCCAGAAGCTGTCGCCCTGCACCGACCGTCGGCGCAAGATGTCGGGGTCAGCCGCGAGAATCTGCGCATTCAGGTCGGGCGGGTACACCTTGTTGCGGGCGCTCGCTTCGCAATCGAACGTGCGGCGGCCCGGCTGATCCTCGTGGAGCGGTGTCGCGCCCATCTGGTTGAGCACGGCCCGCGCCGCTGCCTTGCCCTCGCTCGTGTGGGCAGCGAAGCTGCGCGCCATCAGCACGGCGATGTTGGTGGGCGAGCGCATCACATCGACAAAGCCTTGCGGCACATCGCCCTGCCATTGCGGCCCGACCAGCAGGAATTTTCCGGCAGGCGTACCCGATGCCGAACCGAGTTGATGGGTGACCGTCGTGAAGGCGTCGACGATCTGGATCGTCCAATAATGGCCATCGGGTACGTCATCGGGGGTCTGCACCACGACCGGTTCCACACCCAGGTCGGCAAAGCAGGCGCCGTAGATGGTGTCGTTGTTGGGCGTCACCACCTTGCGCTGGGCGGCGGGCAGATAGTCGTCAACATAGCCCATCCGGTTCTTGGGCGATCCAGGGAACAGCCCCATTGCCATGCCTGGCCCCTTGCCCTCCATCAGCGACCAGGTGCTGGTACGGCCAAATGTGTTCACCAAGGGGTGACCCCAGATATAGACTATGCGCGCCAGTGCCTCGACATAATGTTCGCTGGCCATCCGCGCGGGAGCGCCCGCGCCGTTTGCGAGGTCGGCATGGGCGGGAATGAACGCATCGATGAATGGTTCAGAAGAAGCCTGAGTCTTGGATGTCAGATTATCGGCCATGATGGTCTCCACGCAGGGTGTCCGGTCCGGAATGGAGGGGCGGTGCCCCGTCATTGGTCGTGACCAGGCCCGTTTCCTTGTTAAGCGGCAGGCGGTTAGGCGGATCGGGCCAGTCGACCTGCCCGGGAAGGGGCATGGGTGCGGCGGAAAGCGCCGCTTGATCCATCCATGGCATCCCCATCTGACCCATCTGAAAGCCCGTTCCAAGTCGGCGCGACGCCGATCACCGCATGGCCGCCGCCGACGATCTTTCGAGGCACATTCGTTCGGCTGTGCCAGCCTATGACAGGCAGGGAAGGACAGGCATCGGGATAAACCCGCATTCGCCACTGCGCCGTTCCGCTTTCGCCACTGCCCGGCGCTGCTGCCGGCAGGCCCGGCCGATGATTTGGGCACGCTCTGCGGCCGGCCGTGGGTATTAACCATCGCCTTGGCAGCGTGGCGGGCTACTGCGCGCCTTTTGCTTGAACTCAAGGCGCTAAGGGCCGATAATATGCTATCGGCCGCGAGAGGCCGCCCAAGGAGATTTTACCCATGGCCAATTGGTCCGACCCCCGTTCCGACATCGCAGGCTTTGGCGGCGCCACGGCTGCGCGCAGCGAGGCGTTCGATGCCGGGCTGCGCAAATATATGCTGTCGGTCTATAATTATATGGCGAGCGGCGTATTGCTGACCGGCATCGTCGCGCTGCTGTTCGCGTCGAGCGGCATGGCCTATCAGGTGTTCGCCGGCCCGGGCATCCTCAAATATATCGTGATGTTTGCGCCGCTGGCCTTTGTCATGGTGATGAGCTTTGGCATCAACCGGCTGTCGACCTTTGCGATGCAGGCGCTGTTCTGGGCCTATGCGGCGGTGATGGGCGTTTCACTGTCCTACATCTTCCTCGCCTATACCGGCACCTCGATCGCGCAGACCTTCTTCGCGACGGCTGCCGCCTTTGCGGGCCTCAGCCTGTGGGGTTACACCACCAAGAAGGACCTGTCCGGCTTCGGCACCTTCCTGATCATGGGTGTGGTCGGCCTGCTGGTCGCCAGCCTGATCAATATCTTCATGCAGTCGAGCGTGATGAGCCTGGTCATCAGTGGCCTTGGCGTGCTGCTGTTCGCGGGCCTGACCGCCTATGACACGCAGAAGATCAAGAGCATCTATGCCCATGTCGCGGGCACAGAGATGATGGGCAAGTCGGTGGTGATGGGGGCGCTGAACCTCTATCTCGACTTCATCAACATGTTCCTGTTCCTGCTGCGCCTGTTCGGCGATCGTCGCTGATATTCGGCGACCGGAATGAAGAAAGGCCCGGCGGAGATGTCCGCCGGGCCTTTTGCTTTGGGGTAGGAGAAGGCTCAGCCCTGTTGCTGCATTTCGGCGATCAGGGCGGTGTCGATTTCCTTCTGCCGCTTATAGGCCGGGCGCGCGCGCAGGCGGGTGGCATAGGCCTCGAACGCCGGGCGGCTGGGAATGGTGCCGAAGGCGAGGCCCCAGTCGATCTGCGCGCCGACATAGACGTCGGCGGCGGTGAAGTGGTCGCCGCAGATCCAGGTCCGGCCGGTGACTGCCGTTTCCAGCGTGTCGAGCGTCGCGTCGAGCGAGCCATAGCCGGCGCTGCGGTCGCGCCCCTCGGCCAGGACGAAACCCATCGCCGCATTGGTGACGGCGGCCTCGACCGGGCCGGCGGCGAAGAAGAGCCAGCGATAATAAGCTGCGCGATCGTCGGTCGGCGGCGCGAGGCCGGCGGCGGGGAAGGCGTCGGCCAGATAGGCGCAGATGGCGGCGCATTCGGTCACCACCTTGCCGTCATGGACGATCGCCGGCACCTTGCCCATCGGGTTGATCGCGCGATAGTCGGCCGTCTTCATGCCGCCGGCATAGTCGAGGATCACCGCCTCATAGGGGATGCCGACCTCCTCCAGCATCCAACGGGCGATTTGCCCGCGCGACATCGGGTTGGTGTAGAGCGTAATCGGGTCAGCCATGCCAGTCTCCATTGCCGGAACCGTGCGAACGTATCAGGAACGCGATCGCGCTGCCAGTCGCAAGATCGGCGAGGCGGGGCCTGCGCGGCGGCAGGCCCCAGGCGCACTCAGCAGCCCACACCCGCCGCGCCGGCCAGCATGCCGCCCAGGCCGCCCTTGCATTTCTTCTTCTTGGGCGGTGGAGCGTCGCCTGCGGCATCGGCGCTGTCGTCACCGCCCTGACCCGTCATCGATCCCATGTCCGGACCGTTGAGCATCCACATGGTGTTGGAGCGATAGCGCACGCGCGCGATCCATTCCGGTTTCCAGGCGATCTTGGGATCAGCCGGGCGCGGCGGGTAGGCGAAGTTCGCTTCCGGACCATAGGCGTAAAGGCTGCCCATCAGCATCTCGCCGCCCGACTGCACCACCTGTGACGGCACGGTGCAGCTCGTCTGGCTGGGCGGCATCACGATCTTCTGCCCGATCAGCTTTTGCACAGCGGCGGGGGAGAGCCAGTCCCAGACCGGGCCGCCGAACGCCTGGCTGGCCGACGAGGCCCACCAGACCATGTCGCCACCCTGCTTGGCCGCGAACACCCAGGCATAATAGCCGGTGGCATTGGGCACGGCGTTCCAGCTCAATTGGGTGGCGCCGCCGGCCTGGGGCACGGCGCGGCCGGTGATCGGCGGCATGAAATCCTGGGCGAGGGCGAACTTGATTTCCGGCGCATAATTGCCGGCGATGCGATGATCGCCGATCAGCGAGGCATTGCCCGCCACCGTCTTGCGCGTCTGGCCATTGGGCCATTCGCCATAGGTCTTGCTGTTGGAGAAGCGGACCTGCCATTCCTGCGGGATGGCGGCATTGGTCATGTAGAGGCCGGGGGGAAACT
The sequence above is drawn from the Sphingobium sp. AP49 genome and encodes:
- the thpR gene encoding RNA 2',3'-cyclic phosphodiesterase; this encodes MPRLFVAIRPPASIRAQLLSLNGGIPGARWQDDAQLHLTLRFIGEVDRHQANDIADALDAVRFAPFEVALAGAGYFDRRGVIDSLWAGVQPRDPLAHLHNKIDRACIRAGLGAEERAYLPHVTLARFGRQGGDVASFLALHAGLASPPFPVSEFALYESHIGHGGARYLPVARYRGDGRPPADPPG
- a CDS encoding DUF1254 domain-containing protein, producing the protein MADNLTSKTQASSEPFIDAFIPAHADLANGAGAPARMASEHYVEALARIVYIWGHPLVNTFGRTSTWSLMEGKGPGMAMGLFPGSPKNRMGYVDDYLPAAQRKVVTPNNDTIYGACFADLGVEPVVVQTPDDVPDGHYWTIQIVDAFTTVTHQLGSASGTPAGKFLLVGPQWQGDVPQGFVDVMRSPTNIAVLMARSFAAHTSEGKAAARAVLNQMGATPLHEDQPGRRTFDCEASARNKVYPPDLNAQILAADPDILRRRSVQGDSFWDDLEKALDANPMVSLDDTPMADQARALISLRRTTPAWRALLDRAALAADTELFESARYEQVGSDAGHGWQRQTNGGRWGTDWLGRAQAAVVYIYVNDFEEAAYFIRGTDATGALLQGRYRYTMRFEKGALPPVDRACGGFWSLTMYDKDYYMMPTSPNGRHNIGTVNLDANELQFDEDGSLTLILSSEAPEDEAGKANWLPAPHDQFALIVRAYVPTAAILDGGYRLPDVERTG
- a CDS encoding Bax inhibitor-1/YccA family protein; amino-acid sequence: MANWSDPRSDIAGFGGATAARSEAFDAGLRKYMLSVYNYMASGVLLTGIVALLFASSGMAYQVFAGPGILKYIVMFAPLAFVMVMSFGINRLSTFAMQALFWAYAAVMGVSLSYIFLAYTGTSIAQTFFATAAAFAGLSLWGYTTKKDLSGFGTFLIMGVVGLLVASLINIFMQSSVMSLVISGLGVLLFAGLTAYDTQKIKSIYAHVAGTEMMGKSVVMGALNLYLDFINMFLFLLRLFGDRR
- a CDS encoding glutathione S-transferase family protein, whose product is MADPITLYTNPMSRGQIARWMLEEVGIPYEAVILDYAGGMKTADYRAINPMGKVPAIVHDGKVVTECAAICAYLADAFPAAGLAPPTDDRAAYYRWLFFAAGPVEAAVTNAAMGFVLAEGRDRSAGYGSLDATLDTLETAVTGRTWICGDHFTAADVYVGAQIDWGLAFGTIPSRPAFEAYATRLRARPAYKRQKEIDTALIAEMQQQG